The Alnus glutinosa chromosome 1, dhAlnGlut1.1, whole genome shotgun sequence region CACAGCTGGACACATCACCCAACATGATCCGTTTAATAATAAATGGGACATGATGGGTTGATTCAATCCGATTCACATAACTCATTTATTAAACATGTCGTATCATATCAACCTAACATGATCCGTTTATACTCAAATATGTTCTGTTTGACCATATTTGACCGAAACACAATCCATTCGTCTCGTTTCAACTTGTATTTATTATAGAAGGGGGagaaaaactaatttttaaggGATCAGACGGGTTGGCTCAGGATTAATAAACTGGTCAAGCAGTTGACCCGATAGTGACATAAACTTGATTATTTCAAACACTAATCCACGAATTTCGTATAAAGTTAATTCGTATAACCTATCTCTTTACCACGATTTACTATTCAACATGTTTGCAGTTTGTCTTACCAACCTCATACTCCAAATGCTTGCAATAGAGCGAAATGaatagtatttttatttgtaacTCGCTGGACCTATACggattaattttgtattttcttaattttgtttgaaatacaattatttaattagAATACAAAATTACCAATTAAATATTTGTATTCAAATTTGATCTGTATatcattttcaataaataatataaccaatcaattttaaatttacgTGAAAGAGTCATGCTTTagtgtgccaaaaaaaaaaacaaaaaaaaaaaccatgccTTGCATGCTTTGCATATGAACCTCGGAATCAtcataattaaggaaaaaaaaagtaattaagtCTTAATCTCCTCTTCTTCACTCGAGAGtagatatatattaattggagaagtaataaaatatatttcatacatattatattttcaaattcattataaaatttaattatataaaaatgtgtaagaaatatatatatatatataccatttctCAAAGATAAGTTTGCCTATAAAGACATGGGTCCGCAATCACAATCGTTTGGATCGCTTGCATGACGTCTCGGACAAACATTGCTCTTATCACTAGTCCAGTAGTTCATGCCTGGCGCCTGCTTTGTCCTTATTTAGTCCCGCGTTAAACTTTTGGCAGGCCCTCAcataaaaatctatttttatttttatttatttttggtttatttttaaaaacaaagttaactaaaattatatgaaaatattcttttatttggtaaaaGTTTTTGCagtgtatttttgtttaatttttttttttaaaaaaatgttaatgtaatataaatgtgaaaataattttgagtattttgaattttaagttgtttattaatatttttatttataaaaataaaaaacaaaagtgagaaaaaaaaataatttttaatcacTCTTTGACTTTAGGTCTTTATGGAATCCCTCACTGAGTACCAAATTTGTCCTTCTAAATTCGTACAAATTGTCCTAAATTTTGAAGGAGTccgtaaaagaaattaaatacacaattttaaagaaGCCACTGCACCCCGACTGCTCAAAGCACCAAATTTAGTAGaattcagacaaaaaaaaaataaaaaaattaaaagatatcCTTAGTCGTGGTCATAACTCactcttaatttttgtttgttcgTTGTTTTCTTTGGTAGAAATggaatatttgtaatttaaatagACTATTAaacaaattgataaaaatatgtACGGAATTGGATGAAATTTCAAGCCACAATTAATGTGATAAGGGACCAAAATTCAAAGAATGTATACATAAAagtacttatatatattttttttttattttttaaaattaaaattaaataaagaaaccaGGGAAaactccccccctcccccaaaagTAGAAGCGAAAGCGTGAAGCCCCACTTCTTCGTTATTGACGTCTTTGTTATAAATAGAACCTCAACAGCAATCAGCGCAACTCACCTAAGCACCTACgcaaagaaaaaacagagaCATTTCCATTTTCACTTCCATTATTGttcgttttcttcttttctttccggGAAAGCGAGAGGGAAAGAGCGAGAAAGTGAGAAGCGAGAGGGGAAAGAAAACGTTGGGGTCTCTCGGCATTGCTGTATGTCAGTGGAGTATTACAGTGACAATTACTACGGTGGATACGGTGAGCTCGCCAACCCTTTACAATGGCCACAACTCAGGAAAAAACGACGCCTTGTTGCGCTCCCACTGTCACCAAATCATTGCCACCTCAAACTCCTCCTACTGCTCTGCTTGGAAAGCCCTCCGGCGATTGGGCCGTTGCCGGGTCCGACCCGTCGGAGGATCCGGCCCTCAAGAGGTCGTCCGTGGCGACCATGATCCGCTCCTTTGATACCATCACTGACCCTCCTACAAACACTGCTTCCACCAAAGGTTAAAAAGATATACAAAATAAAAGcatatttttgcctttttgttttgaattttatttttaggacTGTTTAACTTATCTCGGTTTTGAACAGTGGTTTTCTTAAACatgtgtttggttgctgagaaaacatGGACTctggaggttttttttttttttttttttttttttttttttttttttttttttttaaagtagttGTTTTGGGTTCCAGGATCAAACTAAAGTAAGCAAAGTGGGGTCAAATGGGTGGACTTTTTGGCCTTCTCGGGTCCCAAGTAATTACAACTCCGACACTCAAAACATTTATAATTCCCTTTCCTTCTCTTcgttttctcggcaaccaaacactAAAATAATATGATTTAGTGTCTGAGGTGTTCAATCTAATGGTTTTGAGGTTGTTAATCTCATCCTCAATGTCCTTTCTTTATTTGcttgtatattttaaaattttaaggttGTCAAATATATTATGGATGCGGAATTGACTTGGGTGCCTTTTTCTGCTTCCAATTGCTGAAAGTTCCAAATTTGATTGCTACCCACAAAAACGCTTGTCTTGTTAGGTATATGAAAGGTTGGGTAGCATTACTTTCACTTATGTTGCTCATGAATCTTGCTTGTTTGATTGCATAGGTGTCCCAATCATGGTGAGGGCTCAAACCAGCCACCCTTTGGACCCTTTATCTGCTGCCGAAATCTCTGTGGCAGTGGCAACTGTCAGGGCAGCTGGAGCAACCCCTGAGGTTAAttgcattattattttgtttaaccTGAATTATGCTTGAGATCATGAAATAATCAGAGTTCATTTTACATGTTTTTCAGTTCTAATATCTGCTTGAATAAGTGATACTGTTTCTTGAACTTTTAGGTGAGGGATAGCATGCGCTTTATTGAAGTAACTTTGGTGGAACCAGATAAGAGCGTTGTTGCTTTGGCAGATGCATATTTCTTCCCTCCTTTCCAGCCATCATTACTTCCCAAAACAAAAGGCGGACCTGTAATTCCTAGTAAGCTTCCTCCAAGGCAAGCAAGACTAGTCGTGTATAACAAAAAGTCGAATGAGACAAGCATATGGATCGTTGAACTATCAGAAGTTCATGCAGCAACTCGAGGTGGTCACCATAGGGGCAAAGCTATCTCATCCAAAGTTGTTCCGGATGTTCAGCCTCCCATGGTATATTGTTCtattattgttttctttgaacTTAAGCTGAAAATTTGCTACTTGATGATAATACCAGTTGCAATGCATTTTATTAGTACCTATAATTTAAATAGCTCCACTAGAATTTGATTGGTATTTGAAGTTAGATCAATCATCTTGACTAGGCGAGTGAAGAAATTTGAAGCTTTCATCCAAGCGTAAATctcatttgaaaattaatatcTACCATCAGAGAATGCCTTCATCGTAGTATTAAAACTgtgtgctatatatatttaattgatttgGTTGGAATTTTAGCAGGGCTCTCGTGTGAATCTACAAGAAGAAATGTTCTATCTTGAAATATAAGCTATTATGCGTTTTGACATGATTGTGATTTCAAGAGAGAGGGTTTGGAATAGGTTTTTGGAAAAGCATGCTATAATGTAGACTGCCTTATTTTTATCCATTCTTAAGGAAGTTACCCAAACTCTTCAGCAACCTTCCTATCATAACCTTTTGCTTGCTTCTGATTTtatgattttgtaaataaatggTTTTATGACTGATGATTGGCTTGTCTCTTACAACATTTCTTTGATCGCATGCTTTAACTTCTCATACCCGGCTCCACTAAGTATCATCCTAATTCCATTTTAATCAATTCTATACGTGTTAGTCCAATGTCAAcattcttcttatttgattCTACCATTACAGGATGCTGTGGAATATGCTGAATGTGAAGCTGTTGTCAAGGACTTTCCTCCATTTAGGGAGGCCATGAAGAGAAGGGGTATCGAGGATATGGATCTTGTGATGGTCGATCCCTGGTTAGTTACTGCATTGAGATTATTTTTCATGGATTTTATGGGAAAATATGTTTTAAGTCTCATTTTAACTCATTTTAACTCTCCAGTGTGCTAACTCTTTTTACAGGTGTGCTGGATATCACAGTGATGTTGATGCTCCTAGCCGCAGACTTGCTAAACCACTTATCTTCTGTAGAACTGAGAGTGACTGCCCTTTGGAAAACGGTTATGCTCGTCCAGTTGAAGGAATCCATGTACTTGTTGATATGCAAAATATGGTGGTTATTGAGTTTGAAGACCGTAAACTTATTCCCTTACCACCTGCTGACCCATTGAGAAATTACACTCCTGGAGAAACACGTGGAGGTGTTGATCGAAGTGATGTGAAACCTTTACAAATCATTCAGCCTGAGGGTCCAAGTTTTCGTGTTAATGGCCACTTTGTTCAATGGCAGAAGGTGCTAGCTTGTTTGCAGAACTACATTATTGATTAGTCTAAGTTCAACAAGTTGTatttgttgttattttattttcatttctggTTGGCAGTGGAATTTTCGTATTGGTTTCACTCCAAGGGAGGGTTTGGTAATTTATTCTGTTGCATATATTGACGGTAGTAGAGGTCGGAGACCTGTAGCACACAGATTAAGTTTTGTTGAGATGGTGGTCCCTTATGGAGATCCGAATGAACCACATTACAGGAAGAATGCATTTGATGCAGGGGAAGATGGGCTTGGAAAAAATGCACATTCACTTAAGAAGGTCAGGATgcttttttttgcccttttctttTCAGGGTTGTTTACAACTTTCACTTTCTTTTGGTTTAAAAGTGATTCTGTATGACATAATTTTACCATTGCAGGGTTGTGATTGTTTAGGGTATATCAAGTACTTTGATGCACACTTTACAAATTTCAATGGGGGCGTTGAAACAACTGAGAATTGTGTTTGCTTGCACGAAGAGGATCATGGGATTCTGTGGAAACATCAAGATTGGAGATCAGGTTTAGCAGAAGTTCGACGGTCTAGAAGGCTGACAGTGTCTTTTATATGCACTGTGGCTAACTATGAGTATGGATTCTTCTGGCATTTTTATCAGGCAAGTTAGTCAACCTTGATCTGGTTGTGAATCCCATTTGATTGTATTGCATTGTCATGTTAAAATGCAGCAGTTGCTCTTTCAAATTGTAAAACAGTCATCTGAGGGCCGTATTGGGGCTCCGTACCTTCACATGGCAACATTTGGTTGTCTACTTATGTTCTTATTTGTTTTGAGTTGCTTGCTATAGTGTGCTgccccattttattttttattctttaatttgcttTTTAGTTGGCTGAAGCAAGCCACTCAAGATAAATTCTCGcttcatttcttttgttataGGATGGAAAGATTGAAGCTGAGGTTAAACTCACTGGAATACTTAGCTTAGGAGCACTGCAACCAGGGGAAACCCGAAAATATGGTACAACTATTGCTCCTGGCTTATATGCTCCTGTCCATCAACACTTTTTTGTAGCTCGTATGGACATGGCAGTTGATTGCAAGCCTGGTGAAACATTTAATCAGGTAAGTTTGTGTTTAGGTTCTTTCTTCTGTATACCTGATTATATTGTTATATCACAGGCAGGCAGTTTATAGCTAACcatcttgtctttttatatttcattatttaagagctattaaattttttgacacaCTTCGCAGGCCTAGTCATCTTCGAACTTGGATGACATTCTGATGGATAGTATATAATGTCATGCTACCTATGGTACTACCCTGGGTTATGTGGCATAAGAGCATTGCACTAGTGTGTGTTGAATCCCACATTGGACATGTACTAGGTTGATCTGTGCTATATAAGCGATTCTAGAGAGCCTGTTGTGCTTACTTTTTGAAGTATTACATAGGTGTGGCTAATGCATCTCTAAAtcgttacaaatgatatttaaagtCAAACCTTGTAATGGTATGTGACTCGGGGCGCTGCTGTGCAATATGAGTTCCCCTGAGTGTGGGAGCTTGTGATTGCTTGGATCATGTAGTGAGAACATTCTGCAGACATATTTTGAGTCCAACACTGGATGTGAACTAAGTCGATTTAGCTATTTAAATGAATATGGAGAGCATAATTATGATTAGTTCTTTTGGGTTATTGCACAGATGTGGCCAACACTTTTCTGATGATTGTCAAATTTGTGGCTAACAAAATCATTGTCAAATTTGTCCCCATTATGATTAATAGATCTGGACTGTCTTTCTCTTTTAGGTTGTTGAGGTGAATGTTAAAGTTGAAGAACCGGGAAAGAATAATGTCCATAACAATGCTTTCTATGCTGAAGAGGAACTTCTGAGATCTGAATTGGAAGCAATACGTGATTGTAATCCTTTATCTGCTCGCCATTGGATTGTAAGATTCCTTAAGTTTAATGTCATAACTTGTCCAAAACCTCTCTCATTTC contains the following coding sequences:
- the LOC133866108 gene encoding amine oxidase [copper-containing] zeta, peroxisomal-like isoform X1, with the translated sequence MATTQEKTTPCCAPTVTKSLPPQTPPTALLGKPSGDWAVAGSDPSEDPALKRSSVATMIRSFDTITDPPTNTASTKGVPIMVRAQTSHPLDPLSAAEISVAVATVRAAGATPEVRDSMRFIEVTLVEPDKSVVALADAYFFPPFQPSLLPKTKGGPVIPSKLPPRQARLVVYNKKSNETSIWIVELSEVHAATRGGHHRGKAISSKVVPDVQPPMDAVEYAECEAVVKDFPPFREAMKRRGIEDMDLVMVDPWCAGYHSDVDAPSRRLAKPLIFCRTESDCPLENGYARPVEGIHVLVDMQNMVVIEFEDRKLIPLPPADPLRNYTPGETRGGVDRSDVKPLQIIQPEGPSFRVNGHFVQWQKWNFRIGFTPREGLVIYSVAYIDGSRGRRPVAHRLSFVEMVVPYGDPNEPHYRKNAFDAGEDGLGKNAHSLKKGCDCLGYIKYFDAHFTNFNGGVETTENCVCLHEEDHGILWKHQDWRSGLAEVRRSRRLTVSFICTVANYEYGFFWHFYQDGKIEAEVKLTGILSLGALQPGETRKYGTTIAPGLYAPVHQHFFVARMDMAVDCKPGETFNQVVEVNVKVEEPGKNNVHNNAFYAEEELLRSELEAIRDCNPLSARHWIVRNTRNVNRTGQLTGYKLVPGSNCLPLAGSEAKFLRRAAFLKHNLWVTPYARGEMHPGGEFPNQNPRVGEGLATWVKQNRSLEEADIVLCLGLGTSARFDDFCIVEPNLVVKVCIWSHTHSSAGRLACYAGGSHWFYAHATWVLQLLASSGCPSECKRCGN
- the LOC133866108 gene encoding amine oxidase [copper-containing] zeta, peroxisomal-like isoform X2, which gives rise to MATTQEKTTPCCAPTVTKSLPPQTPPTALLGKPSGDWAVAGSDPSEDPALKRSSVATMIRSFDTITDPPTNTASTKGVPIMVRAQTSHPLDPLSAAEISVAVATVRAAGATPEVRDSMRFIEVTLVEPDKSVVALADAYFFPPFQPSLLPKTKGGPVIPSKLPPRQARLVVYNKKSNETSIWIVELSEVHAATRGGHHRGKAISSKVVPDVQPPMDAVEYAECEAVVKDFPPFREAMKRRGIEDMDLVMVDPWCAGYHSDVDAPSRRLAKPLIFCRTESDCPLENGYARPVEGIHVLVDMQNMVVIEFEDRKLIPLPPADPLRNYTPGETRGGVDRSDVKPLQIIQPEGPSFRVNGHFVQWQKWNFRIGFTPREGLVIYSVAYIDGSRGRRPVAHRLSFVEMVVPYGDPNEPHYRKNAFDAGEDGLGKNAHSLKKGCDCLGYIKYFDAHFTNFNGGVETTENCVCLHEEDHGILWKHQDWRSGLAEVRRSRRLTVSFICTVANYEYGFFWHFYQDGKIEAEVKLTGILSLGALQPGETRKYGTTIAPGLYAPVHQHFFVARMDMAVDCKPGETFNQVVEVNVKVEEPGKNNVHNNAFYAEEELLRSELEAIRDCNPLSARHWIVRNTRNVNRTGQLTGYKLVPGSNCLPLAGSEAKFLRRAAFLKHNLWVTPYARGEMHPGGEFPNQNPRVGEGLATWVKQNRSLEEADIVLWYVFGVTHIPRLEDWPVMPVDRIGFTLMPHGFFNCSPAVDVPPSVSDVEIKENGIAVKPIQNGLLAKL
- the LOC133866108 gene encoding amine oxidase [copper-containing] zeta, peroxisomal-like isoform X3, yielding MVRAQTSHPLDPLSAAEISVAVATVRAAGATPEVRDSMRFIEVTLVEPDKSVVALADAYFFPPFQPSLLPKTKGGPVIPSKLPPRQARLVVYNKKSNETSIWIVELSEVHAATRGGHHRGKAISSKVVPDVQPPMDAVEYAECEAVVKDFPPFREAMKRRGIEDMDLVMVDPWCAGYHSDVDAPSRRLAKPLIFCRTESDCPLENGYARPVEGIHVLVDMQNMVVIEFEDRKLIPLPPADPLRNYTPGETRGGVDRSDVKPLQIIQPEGPSFRVNGHFVQWQKWNFRIGFTPREGLVIYSVAYIDGSRGRRPVAHRLSFVEMVVPYGDPNEPHYRKNAFDAGEDGLGKNAHSLKKGCDCLGYIKYFDAHFTNFNGGVETTENCVCLHEEDHGILWKHQDWRSGLAEVRRSRRLTVSFICTVANYEYGFFWHFYQDGKIEAEVKLTGILSLGALQPGETRKYGTTIAPGLYAPVHQHFFVARMDMAVDCKPGETFNQVVEVNVKVEEPGKNNVHNNAFYAEEELLRSELEAIRDCNPLSARHWIVRNTRNVNRTGQLTGYKLVPGSNCLPLAGSEAKFLRRAAFLKHNLWVTPYARGEMHPGGEFPNQNPRVGEGLATWVKQNRSLEEADIVLCLGLGTSARFDDFCIVEPNLVVKVCIWSHTHSSAGRLACYAGGSHWFYAHATWVLQLLASSGCPSECKRCGN